A genomic stretch from Pontivivens ytuae includes:
- the rlmN gene encoding 23S rRNA (adenine(2503)-C(2))-methyltransferase RlmN: MSEPTAPITQDLLTIKRAPVPGLPNLVGMTRAAMCDALIEAGTPEKQAKMRVGQIWSWIYNKGVYDFDAMTNLAKPFRAMLAERFRVALPEVVTKQVSTDGTRKYLLRIEGGHEVETVYIPETDRGTLCISSQVGCTLTCSFCHTGTQKLVRNLTPGEIIGQVLVARDDLGEWGKGPEDKRLLSNIVLMGMGEPLYNFEAVRDAMKIAMDPEGVALSRRRITLSTSGVVPEIARTGEEIGCMLAISFHATTNEVRDKLVPINKRWDIDELLQACRDYPRLSNAERITFEYVMLKDVNDSDADAKRLVKLIEGIPAKINLIPFNPWPGSPYERSTPERIEAFGRIVNRAGYASPVRRPRGEDIMAACGQLKSATERARKSRAQIAAEAGL; this comes from the coding sequence ATGTCCGAGCCCACCGCCCCGATCACGCAGGATCTGCTGACCATCAAGCGCGCGCCCGTGCCGGGTCTGCCGAACCTCGTCGGCATGACCCGTGCCGCCATGTGCGACGCGCTGATCGAGGCCGGAACGCCCGAGAAGCAGGCGAAGATGCGCGTCGGACAGATCTGGAGCTGGATCTACAACAAGGGCGTCTACGACTTCGACGCGATGACCAACCTTGCGAAGCCCTTCCGGGCCATGCTCGCCGAGCGGTTCCGCGTCGCGCTGCCCGAGGTCGTGACCAAGCAGGTCTCCACCGATGGCACCCGCAAGTATCTGCTCAGGATCGAGGGCGGGCACGAGGTCGAGACCGTCTACATCCCCGAAACCGACCGCGGCACGCTCTGCATCTCCTCCCAGGTCGGCTGCACGCTCACCTGCTCCTTCTGCCACACCGGCACGCAGAAGCTGGTGAGGAACCTCACTCCAGGCGAGATCATCGGGCAGGTACTCGTTGCCCGCGACGACCTCGGCGAATGGGGCAAGGGGCCGGAGGACAAGCGGCTCCTGTCGAACATCGTGCTGATGGGCATGGGCGAGCCGCTCTACAACTTCGAGGCCGTGCGCGACGCGATGAAGATCGCGATGGACCCCGAGGGCGTGGCTCTCTCCCGCCGCCGCATCACGCTCTCCACCTCTGGCGTGGTGCCCGAGATCGCGCGAACGGGGGAGGAGATCGGCTGCATGCTCGCCATCTCCTTCCACGCGACGACGAACGAGGTGCGCGACAAGCTCGTCCCGATCAACAAGCGCTGGGACATCGACGAGCTGCTGCAGGCCTGCCGCGACTACCCGCGCCTGTCCAACGCCGAGCGGATCACCTTCGAATACGTGATGCTCAAGGACGTCAACGACAGCGATGCGGACGCAAAGCGGCTGGTGAAACTGATCGAGGGGATCCCGGCGAAGATCAACCTGATCCCCTTCAATCCGTGGCCGGGCTCGCCCTACGAACGGTCCACGCCCGAGCGGATCGAGGCGTTCGGGCGCATCGTGAACCGCGCGGGCTATGCCTCCCCGGTGCGTCGCCCCCGCGGCGAGGACATCATGGCCGCCTGCGGCCAGCTCAAATCCGCCACCGAGCGCGCCCGCAAATCCCGCGCCCAGATCGCGGCCGAAGCCGGGCTCTGA
- a CDS encoding DUF1993 family protein, with amino-acid sequence MTLFHRAAVIEPGRTLERLARLCSLGAEHGCPPEARLAPDMFPLVEQAATAAHFPLRGAFPLAGRDVPEPEPNDDTLPGMADAVERSAAALATIGPKDLDLTREIAFEAGFAQHKLDGEAFLLRFILPNFHFHVAMTYAILRAQGVPVGKADFDGVHGYPPGFRFT; translated from the coding sequence GTGACGCTGTTCCACCGCGCCGCGGTGATCGAGCCGGGCCGGACGCTGGAGCGTCTGGCCCGGCTCTGTAGTCTGGGGGCGGAGCATGGCTGCCCGCCCGAGGCGCGGCTCGCCCCCGACATGTTCCCGCTGGTCGAGCAGGCTGCGACGGCCGCCCACTTCCCCCTGCGCGGCGCCTTCCCGCTCGCCGGTCGCGACGTGCCGGAACCCGAGCCGAACGACGACACGCTCCCCGGCATGGCCGACGCGGTGGAGCGGAGTGCGGCGGCCCTCGCCACGATCGGCCCGAAGGACCTCGACCTCACCCGCGAGATCGCCTTCGAAGCCGGTTTCGCGCAGCACAAGCTCGACGGCGAGGCATTCCTCCTCCGCTTCATCCTGCCGAACTTCCATTTCCACGTCGCCATGACCTACGCGATCCTGCGCGCGCAGGGTGTCCCCGTGGGCAAGGCGGATTTCGACGGGGTGCATGGCTATCCGCCCGGTTTCCGCTTCACCTGA
- a CDS encoding PPC domain-containing protein, whose translation MKLSRLFLIAAGTTCLTALPALAQDAALCGGFGADAVWAGGDEASSAIDGAADPFTLEGSVPAGGAYTVLFTVGAAADVRVEAEPEAAGDTVIDLRDAAGTILLNDDDGGGFLSSRGEIALEPGTYCLSTTSYDSSDIGATIRVGLQSHAALTDAPAPTPAPAPGPVNEETANLCAGYGARAVWAGGDEASSAIDLASGPFTVAGSIPANGEYTVLFTVTNGTDVRVEAAPQREGDTVIDLRDANGTVLLSDDDGGGFLSSRGETYLNPGTYCLSASSYDSSNLQADIRVGLTTHEALTAGSGNGGGAGGGVCLPDTEAVAIFDGAPVDSELEAGLRQTAAINDTPFYRFTLSEPQPISVTAENPSADPVLSIYDDTGYLLAENDDFDGLNSRIDFTEPLEAGTYCIGLEALSDGFSPVTVTLSAYDEEAFMASLYNNAEAAPPLDGSYPVTDLGAIEGRIRRDVRDTDDLQWFSFEVTEPGLILIEGIETGNNDPMLTLFDDLGRRLDQNDDYGATYSAQIAARVNRGVYLLAVGRPGGLYGQASVTRLAIERFVPAQ comes from the coding sequence ATGAAGCTGAGCCGACTTTTCCTGATCGCGGCGGGCACCACCTGCCTGACGGCGCTGCCGGCGCTGGCACAGGACGCAGCGCTATGCGGCGGTTTCGGTGCGGATGCGGTCTGGGCCGGCGGGGATGAGGCATCCTCCGCGATCGACGGCGCGGCCGACCCCTTCACGCTGGAGGGCAGCGTTCCGGCCGGTGGGGCCTACACGGTGCTTTTCACCGTCGGTGCAGCCGCGGACGTCCGGGTCGAGGCGGAGCCGGAGGCTGCCGGGGATACGGTGATCGACCTGCGCGATGCCGCGGGCACGATCCTTCTGAACGACGACGATGGCGGCGGCTTCCTGTCCTCGCGGGGTGAGATCGCGCTGGAGCCCGGCACCTACTGTCTGTCGACCACCAGCTATGACAGCTCCGATATCGGCGCGACCATCCGGGTCGGCCTGCAGTCGCACGCGGCCCTGACCGACGCGCCCGCCCCGACGCCCGCTCCGGCCCCGGGTCCGGTCAATGAGGAGACCGCGAACCTTTGCGCAGGCTACGGCGCGCGCGCGGTCTGGGCGGGGGGCGACGAGGCCTCCTCGGCCATCGACCTCGCCTCCGGCCCGTTCACCGTGGCGGGCAGCATCCCGGCCAATGGCGAATACACCGTGCTCTTCACCGTCACCAACGGCACCGATGTCCGGGTCGAGGCGGCGCCGCAGCGTGAGGGCGACACGGTGATCGACCTGCGCGACGCGAACGGCACTGTTCTTCTGAGCGACGACGATGGCGGCGGGTTCCTGTCCTCCCGCGGGGAGACGTATCTCAATCCTGGCACCTACTGCCTCTCGGCCAGCAGCTATGACAGCAGCAACTTGCAAGCCGACATCCGCGTGGGTCTGACGACGCACGAGGCGCTGACCGCCGGATCCGGCAATGGCGGCGGCGCGGGCGGCGGCGTCTGCCTGCCCGATACCGAGGCGGTGGCGATCTTCGACGGTGCGCCGGTCGACAGCGAGCTTGAGGCGGGCCTCCGCCAGACGGCGGCGATCAACGACACGCCCTTCTATCGCTTCACCCTGTCCGAGCCGCAGCCGATCAGCGTCACGGCGGAGAACCCGAGCGCCGATCCGGTGCTCAGCATCTACGACGACACGGGCTACCTGCTGGCGGAGAACGACGATTTCGACGGGCTGAACTCCCGCATCGACTTCACCGAGCCGCTGGAGGCGGGCACCTACTGCATCGGGCTCGAGGCGCTGAGCGACGGCTTCTCCCCGGTCACCGTGACCCTGAGCGCCTACGACGAGGAAGCCTTCATGGCGAGCCTCTACAACAATGCCGAGGCCGCGCCGCCGCTCGACGGCAGCTACCCGGTCACGGATCTGGGCGCCATCGAAGGCCGGATCCGCCGCGACGTGCGAGACACCGACGACCTGCAGTGGTTCAGCTTCGAGGTGACGGAGCCCGGCCTGATCCTCATCGAGGGGATCGAGACCGGCAACAACGACCCGATGCTGACGCTGTTCGACGATCTGGGCCGGCGGCTCGACCAGAACGACGATTACGGCGCGACCTACTCCGCCCAGATCGCAGCGCGGGTCAATCGCGGGGTCTACCTGCTGGCGGTCGGCCGCCCGGGCGGCCTCTACGGCCAGGCCTCGGTGACGCGGCTGGCGATCGAGCGGTTCGTGCCGGCGCAGTGA
- a CDS encoding invasion associated locus B family protein: MNSKVVLVGLGLIVGFPAAAQETTRADAHQNWSVFVSDNGTRECWIASAPTRSVATRDGSPVTVRRSEIRMMVTSRPTDGVENEVSFTGGYPFRPDSEVNVTIGDSEFAFYTDGEWAWPSSPADDARVVAAMRAGSDATVVGTSSRGTTTTDTISLIGFTAALRDASGRCSN, translated from the coding sequence ATGAATTCTAAGGTTGTGTTGGTCGGGCTGGGGTTGATCGTGGGCTTCCCCGCCGCGGCGCAGGAGACGACGCGCGCCGACGCACATCAGAACTGGAGCGTTTTCGTGTCCGACAACGGCACGCGGGAATGCTGGATCGCGTCGGCGCCGACGCGGTCGGTCGCGACCAGGGACGGATCCCCCGTCACCGTGCGTCGTAGCGAGATCCGGATGATGGTCACGAGCCGTCCGACGGACGGGGTGGAGAACGAGGTGAGCTTCACCGGCGGCTATCCCTTCCGGCCCGACTCAGAGGTCAACGTGACCATCGGGGACAGCGAGTTCGCCTTCTACACCGATGGCGAATGGGCCTGGCCGTCCTCCCCCGCGGACGACGCGCGGGTCGTGGCGGCGATGCGAGCGGGCTCCGACGCGACCGTCGTCGGGACGTCATCGCGCGGCACTACAACGACGGACACGATCTCCCTGATCGGGTTCACGGCGGCACTGCGCGACGCGTCGGGCCGCTGCTCCAACTAG
- a CDS encoding sigma-70 family RNA polymerase sigma factor: MPDPHPKPSSEPATIPDDDPRSEEIALLLRVAQQDKSAFAELFGRYAGRVKSFLLRYAMPDDQAEEIAQEVMVQVWRKASSYDPVKAAPSTWIFAIARNRRIDLIRRGARRQPDPDDPMFQPDPEPDGGAAVSAMERQTQVREALATLPDNQRTVLFATFFEGLSQVEIAEREGVPLGTVKSRVRLAFARMRDRLGPDMIQELYDD; the protein is encoded by the coding sequence GTGCCAGACCCCCATCCCAAGCCTTCGTCGGAGCCGGCCACCATACCGGACGATGATCCGCGATCCGAGGAGATCGCGCTGCTGCTGCGGGTGGCCCAGCAGGACAAGAGTGCCTTTGCCGAGCTCTTCGGCCGCTATGCGGGGCGGGTGAAATCCTTCCTGCTGCGCTACGCCATGCCAGACGACCAGGCCGAGGAGATCGCGCAGGAGGTCATGGTCCAGGTCTGGCGCAAGGCATCGAGCTACGACCCGGTGAAGGCCGCGCCCTCGACCTGGATCTTCGCCATCGCGCGGAACCGGCGGATCGACCTCATACGGCGCGGCGCGCGGCGCCAGCCCGACCCGGACGACCCGATGTTCCAGCCGGATCCGGAGCCCGATGGTGGCGCCGCCGTCTCGGCCATGGAGCGGCAGACCCAGGTGCGCGAGGCGCTTGCCACACTGCCCGACAACCAGCGCACAGTGCTCTTCGCCACCTTCTTCGAGGGGTTGAGCCAGGTGGAGATCGCAGAGCGGGAGGGCGTGCCGCTGGGCACGGTGAAGTCCCGCGTCCGCCTTGCCTTCGCCCGGATGCGCGACCGTCTGGGCCCCGACATGATCCAGGAACTCTACGATGACTGA
- a CDS encoding asparaginase — translation MTDRSPAAAELVEVWRGGLLESVHRGHAVVVHSGGDVLAEWGTADATVFPRSSCKMLQALPLIESGAAEAAGLGDAHLALACASHQGALIHTERVGAWLGDLGLGEGDLRCGPQFPNDKAERDRLLNSGERACQIHNNCSGKHAGFLTLSKHLGGGAEYNEIDHPVQRAVKAAHEEMADETSPGHGIDGCSAPNHASSLRGLAYAMARMADPGGLGEARQNAARRLVSAMKAHPLLVAGEGRACSEMMAAMPGPTVIKTGAEAVFIAILPELGLGVALKIEDGTTRASECAIAAILARLGVADPAHPLIAKRLNPPQKNRRGLVTGEIRPAPGLWADGAALS, via the coding sequence ATGACTGACCGCTCCCCCGCTGCCGCCGAACTCGTTGAGGTCTGGCGCGGCGGTCTCCTCGAGTCGGTCCATCGCGGCCATGCCGTGGTGGTCCATTCGGGCGGCGACGTTCTGGCCGAGTGGGGCACGGCGGATGCGACGGTGTTTCCGCGCTCCTCCTGCAAGATGCTCCAGGCCCTGCCGCTGATCGAAAGCGGCGCGGCGGAGGCGGCGGGGCTTGGCGACGCGCATCTGGCGCTCGCCTGTGCCTCCCACCAGGGCGCGCTTATCCATACGGAGCGGGTCGGTGCCTGGCTCGGCGATCTGGGCCTCGGCGAGGGCGATCTGCGCTGCGGGCCGCAGTTCCCCAACGACAAGGCGGAGCGGGACCGGCTGCTGAACAGCGGCGAGCGCGCCTGCCAGATCCACAACAACTGCTCGGGCAAGCATGCGGGCTTTCTGACCCTGTCGAAGCATCTGGGCGGCGGGGCCGAGTACAACGAGATCGACCATCCGGTGCAGCGGGCCGTGAAGGCCGCGCATGAGGAGATGGCGGACGAGACCTCGCCGGGCCACGGCATCGACGGCTGCTCCGCCCCGAACCATGCGAGCAGCCTGCGTGGCCTCGCCTACGCCATGGCGCGCATGGCCGATCCGGGCGGGCTCGGTGAGGCGCGTCAGAACGCGGCCCGCCGCCTTGTCAGCGCGATGAAGGCGCATCCGCTGCTCGTCGCCGGTGAGGGCCGCGCGTGCTCGGAGATGATGGCCGCGATGCCCGGCCCCACCGTCATCAAGACCGGGGCGGAGGCCGTCTTCATCGCGATCCTGCCCGAGCTCGGCCTCGGCGTGGCGCTGAAGATCGAAGACGGGACCACCCGCGCCTCCGAATGCGCGATCGCGGCGATCCTCGCGCGGCTCGGCGTCGCCGATCCCGCGCATCCGCTGATCGCCAAGCGCCTGAACCCGCCGCAGAAGAACCGGCGCGGCCTCGTGACCGGGGAAATCCGGCCCGCGCCGGGCCTCTGGGCCGACGGCGCGGCCCTCTCCTGA
- a CDS encoding ABC transporter substrate-binding protein, producing MKRFLLSTALCAAATGALAESHAQTANIGIILGFTGPIESLTPDMAASAELAISEVNESGAFLDGTVLAPVRADSTCVDSAAAAAAAERLITGDNVIGIMGADCSGVTTAVANNVAIPNGVVMVSPSATSPALSTIEDNGLFFRTAPSDARQGQILADIVTERGIDSIAVTYTNNDYGQGLADAFQAAFEEAGGTVELVAAHEDGRGDYSAEVGALAATGADALAVFGYVDQGGRGIIQSSLDTGAFDTFVLGDGMIGDSLTEAFGGDIDGTFGTAPGSDSEDFAAFDEMAKSAGIEGDGPYRGESYDAAALMILAAQAAGSTDRGAIAENLIAVANAPGEPIGPGELGRALEILAEGGDVDYVGATGVELIGPGEAAGSYRELEVQDGAFTTVNIR from the coding sequence ATGAAACGTTTCCTGCTCAGCACCGCATTGTGTGCCGCGGCAACGGGAGCACTGGCCGAGAGCCACGCCCAGACCGCGAATATCGGCATCATCCTGGGCTTCACCGGCCCGATCGAATCCCTCACGCCCGACATGGCGGCCTCGGCCGAACTGGCGATTTCGGAGGTGAACGAGAGCGGCGCATTCCTCGACGGAACGGTCCTCGCGCCCGTCCGCGCCGACTCCACCTGTGTGGACAGCGCGGCCGCAGCGGCAGCGGCCGAGCGTCTGATCACCGGGGACAACGTGATCGGCATCATGGGCGCCGACTGCTCCGGCGTGACGACGGCCGTTGCGAACAACGTCGCGATCCCGAACGGCGTCGTGATGGTGTCCCCGTCCGCCACCTCACCGGCGCTGTCGACCATCGAGGATAACGGCCTCTTCTTCCGCACCGCCCCGTCGGATGCGCGGCAGGGCCAGATCCTCGCCGATATCGTGACCGAGCGCGGCATCGACAGCATCGCGGTGACCTACACCAACAACGACTACGGCCAGGGCCTCGCCGACGCGTTCCAGGCGGCGTTCGAGGAGGCAGGCGGCACCGTGGAGCTGGTCGCAGCACACGAAGACGGCCGCGGCGACTACTCGGCCGAGGTCGGCGCGCTGGCCGCCACCGGCGCCGACGCGCTCGCCGTCTTCGGCTATGTGGACCAGGGCGGCCGCGGGATCATCCAGTCCTCGCTCGACACGGGGGCTTTCGACACCTTCGTGCTGGGCGACGGCATGATCGGCGACAGCCTGACCGAAGCCTTCGGCGGCGACATCGACGGCACCTTCGGCACCGCACCGGGCTCCGACAGCGAGGATTTTGCGGCTTTCGACGAAATGGCCAAGAGTGCGGGCATCGAGGGCGACGGCCCCTATCGCGGCGAGAGCTACGATGCGGCCGCGCTGATGATCCTCGCGGCACAGGCGGCGGGCTCCACCGATCGCGGCGCGATCGCGGAGAACCTGATCGCGGTCGCCAACGCCCCCGGTGAGCCCATCGGCCCCGGCGAGCTGGGCCGCGCGCTGGAGATCCTCGCCGAAGGCGGCGACGTCGACTATGTCGGTGCCACCGGCGTCGAGCTGATCGGGCCGGGCGAGGCTGCGGGCTCCTACCGTGAGCTGGAGGTGCAGGACGGCGCCTTCACCACCGTGAACATCCGCTGA
- a CDS encoding ABC transporter ATP-binding protein → MIRVEDIHMHFGGIRAVDGASIEIAKGSITGLIGPNGAGKTTLFNVIAGHYTPTSGRVFLDGEDITGLPPHALFHKGLLRTFQIAHEFSTLTVRDNLMMVPGSQKGEKLWDVLLRPGEIRRQEAEIRAKADEVIEFLQISQVADELAGNLSGGQKKLLELGRTMMVDAKIVFLDEVGAGVNRTLLNTIGDAILRLNRERGYTFCMIEHDMDFIGRLCDPVIVMAEGKVLAQGTVDEMKSDERVIEAYLGTGLKNKKVEA, encoded by the coding sequence ATGATCCGGGTCGAGGATATCCACATGCATTTCGGCGGCATCCGGGCCGTCGACGGGGCGAGCATCGAGATCGCCAAGGGCTCGATCACCGGGCTGATCGGGCCGAACGGTGCCGGCAAGACGACGCTCTTCAACGTGATCGCGGGGCATTATACACCGACCTCGGGCCGGGTGTTCCTCGATGGTGAGGACATCACGGGCCTGCCGCCGCATGCGCTGTTCCACAAGGGGCTCCTGCGCACCTTCCAGATCGCCCACGAGTTCTCGACCCTCACCGTGCGCGACAACCTGATGATGGTGCCCGGCAGCCAGAAGGGCGAGAAGCTGTGGGACGTGCTGCTGCGCCCGGGCGAGATCCGGCGGCAGGAGGCGGAGATCCGCGCCAAGGCCGACGAGGTGATCGAGTTCCTGCAGATCTCGCAGGTGGCCGATGAGCTCGCCGGGAACCTCTCGGGCGGGCAGAAGAAGCTGCTGGAGCTCGGCCGGACCATGATGGTGGACGCGAAGATCGTCTTCCTCGACGAGGTGGGCGCGGGGGTGAACCGGACGCTGCTGAACACCATCGGCGATGCGATCCTGCGGCTGAACCGCGAGCGTGGCTACACCTTCTGCATGATCGAGCACGATATGGATTTCATCGGCAGGCTCTGCGATCCGGTGATCGTGATGGCGGAGGGCAAGGTGCTCGCGCAAGGCACGGTGGACGAGATGAAGTCCGACGAGCGGGTGATCGAGGCGTATCTGGGCACCGGGCTAAAGAACAAGAAGGTGGAGGCATGA
- a CDS encoding ABC transporter ATP-binding protein yields the protein MSFLTAEHMTGGYGATDILHDCTIKVEQGEIAVIVGPNGAGKSTAMKAVFGMLPLREGRVLLGETDITAMSPQERVANGMGFVPQTHNVFTSMSVEENLEMGAYLREDDFRGTIEQVYDLFPVLKEKRRQPAGELSGGQRQQVAVGRALMTEPKLLMLDEPTAGVSPIVMDELFDRIIEVARTGIAILMVEQNARQALNIADHGYVLVQGRNAWTDTGEALLANPEVRRTFLGG from the coding sequence ATGAGCTTCCTCACCGCGGAACACATGACGGGCGGCTACGGTGCCACCGACATCCTCCACGACTGCACGATCAAGGTGGAGCAAGGCGAGATCGCGGTCATCGTCGGCCCCAACGGCGCGGGCAAGTCCACCGCCATGAAGGCTGTCTTCGGCATGCTCCCGTTGCGCGAGGGCCGCGTGCTGCTGGGCGAGACCGACATCACCGCCATGAGCCCGCAGGAGCGGGTGGCGAACGGCATGGGCTTCGTGCCGCAGACCCACAACGTCTTCACCTCCATGTCCGTGGAGGAGAACCTGGAGATGGGCGCTTACCTGCGGGAAGACGATTTCCGCGGCACCATCGAGCAGGTCTACGACCTGTTCCCGGTGCTGAAGGAAAAGCGCCGCCAGCCCGCGGGCGAGCTCTCCGGCGGGCAGCGCCAGCAGGTGGCCGTGGGCCGTGCGCTGATGACGGAGCCCAAGCTCCTGATGCTCGACGAGCCAACGGCTGGGGTGAGCCCCATCGTTATGGACGAGCTCTTCGACCGGATCATCGAGGTCGCGCGGACCGGCATCGCCATCCTGATGGTGGAGCAGAACGCTCGGCAGGCGCTCAACATCGCGGATCACGGCTATGTGCTCGTGCAGGGCCGCAACGCGTGGACCGACACGGGGGAGGCGCTGCTCGCCAATCCCGAGGTCCGGCGCACGTTCCTGGGAGGGTGA